Proteins encoded within one genomic window of Bacillus sp. 1NLA3E:
- a CDS encoding OsmC family protein: MPKETFKANAHLQAGVQVKVKSRNFEVTIDEPKTLGGTDTGMNPVELALCALGACQAIVARVYSRKFNIQLDDFRIELEGDLDTDGFLNKSDVRPGFSDIRYNIHIETDAPREKVEEFIAFVESKCPVGDTIANPVNLKLNEILISSSVK; encoded by the coding sequence ATGCCAAAAGAGACATTTAAAGCAAATGCTCATTTACAAGCAGGAGTCCAAGTTAAGGTTAAGTCCAGAAATTTCGAGGTTACCATTGATGAACCAAAAACACTCGGAGGAACAGATACAGGAATGAATCCTGTTGAACTGGCTCTTTGTGCCTTAGGAGCTTGCCAAGCTATTGTGGCACGAGTGTATTCTAGAAAGTTTAATATTCAACTGGATGATTTCAGGATTGAACTTGAAGGTGATCTCGATACGGACGGCTTTTTGAATAAATCTGATGTCCGCCCAGGTTTTAGTGATATTCGCTATAACATTCATATTGAAACCGATGCGCCACGAGAAAAGGTTGAAGAATTTATCGCCTTTGTAGAAAGTAAATGCCCTGTTGGCGATACAATCGCTAATCCAGTAAACTTAAAGTTAAATGAAATACTTATTAGTTCTAGTGTTAAGTAA
- a CDS encoding 2-keto-4-pentenoate hydratase — protein MASEIIKHIADYLEAAELEKREVVKITKTIKPDLTVAEAYQAQELLVQKKLDRGHKIVGPKMGLTSKAKWDQMGVSEPIYGYVFDYMLVDNGGVVPFQIHPKVEAEIAFLIGEDIEGPGITGAQVLAKTEYVLPALEIIDSRYENFNFTLTDVIADNASTSRVVFGNTLRKPSDFDLELVGVTLSINGQIKELGAGAAVLGHPANAIAVLANMLARKGDKIKKGEIIMSGALTSAVLLKVGDFVSGKFEGLGEVTFTVGE, from the coding sequence ATGGCTAGTGAAATCATTAAACACATTGCAGATTATCTTGAAGCAGCAGAATTAGAAAAACGTGAAGTTGTAAAAATCACAAAGACAATTAAACCTGATTTAACTGTGGCGGAAGCATATCAAGCACAAGAACTGCTTGTTCAAAAGAAATTAGATCGAGGTCACAAAATCGTTGGTCCTAAAATGGGCTTAACAAGTAAAGCAAAATGGGATCAAATGGGTGTTTCTGAGCCTATTTATGGATATGTATTTGATTATATGCTTGTTGATAATGGCGGAGTTGTTCCTTTTCAAATTCATCCAAAAGTAGAAGCTGAAATTGCTTTCCTTATTGGTGAAGATATTGAAGGACCTGGAATTACTGGTGCCCAAGTATTAGCAAAAACAGAATATGTTTTGCCGGCACTTGAGATCATTGACAGCCGGTATGAAAACTTTAACTTTACACTTACAGATGTAATTGCTGATAATGCATCTACTTCAAGGGTTGTTTTCGGAAATACACTTAGAAAACCAAGTGATTTTGATTTGGAATTAGTAGGTGTTACACTTTCTATTAATGGCCAAATAAAAGAACTTGGAGCCGGTGCAGCCGTTTTGGGGCATCCAGCCAATGCAATAGCTGTGTTAGCCAATATGCTTGCCAGAAAAGGCGACAAAATTAAAAAAGGTGAAATCATCATGTCTGGCGCCTTAACAAGTGCTGTCCTTTTAAAAGTAGGGGATTTTGTTTCAGGGAAGTTTGAAGGACTTGGAGAAGTTACTTTCACTGTTGGTGAATAA
- a CDS encoding 2-keto-4-pentenoate hydratase produces the protein MTNKIEKFAAQLIEAERTRVGIDPLTTIDPEITIDEAYFIQLQNIKKKLAGGQKIVGKKIGLTSVVVQKMLGVDEPDYGHLLDSMVVENGGTIAIKTMLQPKIEGEIAFILKKDLKGPNVTVLDVLQATDYVVPALEIVDSRVQDWKIKLQDTVADNASSGLVVLGGKPTKIEDIDLELIGMVLMQNGEVANTGVGAAALGNPASCVAWLANRLADYDITLKAGEVILSGALSGMVVAKPGDNFTARFAHLGQVSVNFK, from the coding sequence ATGACAAATAAAATTGAAAAATTTGCAGCTCAATTAATAGAAGCTGAACGAACCCGCGTTGGAATTGATCCGTTAACTACGATAGATCCAGAAATTACAATTGATGAGGCATATTTTATTCAACTGCAAAATATTAAAAAGAAGTTAGCCGGAGGACAAAAAATAGTCGGTAAAAAAATCGGCTTAACTTCTGTAGTAGTACAAAAAATGTTAGGTGTGGATGAACCAGATTACGGACATCTTTTAGATAGCATGGTAGTTGAAAATGGCGGAACAATTGCCATTAAAACAATGCTTCAACCAAAAATTGAAGGCGAAATTGCTTTTATTTTGAAAAAAGATTTAAAAGGTCCAAATGTGACTGTCCTTGATGTTTTACAAGCAACAGATTATGTGGTTCCCGCTTTAGAAATTGTCGACAGCAGGGTTCAGGATTGGAAAATCAAATTACAAGACACTGTTGCAGATAATGCTTCTTCAGGATTAGTCGTATTAGGTGGCAAGCCGACAAAAATTGAAGATATTGATCTTGAATTAATTGGCATGGTATTAATGCAAAATGGTGAGGTTGCCAATACTGGTGTGGGGGCCGCTGCTCTTGGAAATCCGGCTTCTTGTGTTGCATGGTTGGCAAACCGATTGGCTGATTATGATATTACCCTTAAAGCGGGGGAAGTAATTCTCTCCGGTGCACTTTCCGGCATGGTGGTTGCAAAACCCGGTGACAACTTTACTGCGAGATTTGCCCATCTTGGACAAGTAAGCGTTAACTTTAAATAA
- a CDS encoding 4-oxalocrotonate tautomerase has product MPIIQINIMEGRPPEKIKALIENITDTVVETLDAPKQSVRVLVTEMPKTHWGIAGVPVSERK; this is encoded by the coding sequence ATGCCGATTATTCAAATAAACATTATGGAAGGCAGACCGCCTGAAAAAATAAAAGCATTAATTGAAAATATTACAGATACAGTTGTTGAAACATTAGATGCTCCTAAACAAAGCGTCAGGGTTTTGGTCACTGAAATGCCAAAAACTCATTGGGGAATTGCCGGAGTACCAGTTTCCGAAAGAAAATAA
- a CDS encoding DUF1835 domain-containing protein — MIHILFGAASSEGFKVALKEMGLDKKEKVISFWDIFSFGPIWQLHKENGLEMRFEWMKNCISDGSEFFDYQQRYKKTLNSINAIPEGTHITIWTSDNAHEQTGLRYVMFLLKEKNIDITLMNTTKVFEELFPVKNVKYILLNTGEISPEKLQIIFEKGQGLFLSDHDQEQLQNDWQSLSENQEVLRLWRNGRIQSVSEDYYDELMKKRAKKLQAKQDPKAFMKSARLIGDMLGHVDQYIGDAFLEYRLKKLIENGIFESEGSLYSMRYYSVKLL; from the coding sequence ATGATACATATTTTATTTGGTGCAGCTTCTTCCGAAGGTTTTAAAGTTGCTTTAAAGGAAATGGGGCTCGATAAGAAGGAAAAAGTCATCTCGTTTTGGGATATCTTCTCGTTTGGACCCATATGGCAGCTACATAAAGAGAACGGACTAGAAATGAGATTTGAATGGATGAAGAATTGCATAAGCGACGGATCTGAATTCTTTGATTATCAACAAAGGTATAAAAAGACACTAAATAGTATAAATGCTATTCCCGAAGGAACCCATATCACGATTTGGACATCTGATAACGCACATGAACAGACAGGCTTGCGATATGTTATGTTTCTTTTGAAGGAAAAAAATATTGATATTACCCTAATGAACACAACAAAGGTGTTTGAAGAACTGTTTCCAGTGAAAAACGTCAAGTATATACTATTAAATACAGGTGAAATTTCGCCAGAAAAGCTCCAAATCATATTTGAAAAGGGACAAGGACTGTTCCTTTCAGACCATGATCAAGAACAATTACAGAATGACTGGCAATCCCTTTCAGAAAATCAAGAGGTTTTAAGACTTTGGAGAAACGGAAGGATCCAGAGCGTTTCTGAAGATTACTATGATGAATTAATGAAAAAAAGGGCAAAAAAGCTTCAAGCTAAACAAGATCCAAAAGCTTTTATGAAATCAGCAAGATTAATAGGGGATATGCTGGGGCATGTTGACCAATATATAGGGGATGCTTTTCTCGAATATCGACTTAAAAAGCTGATAGAAAACGGAATATTTGAGTCAGAAGGAAGTCTCTATTCAATGCGATATTATAGTGTAAAATTGCTTTAA